A part of Rattus norvegicus strain BN/NHsdMcwi chromosome 4, GRCr8, whole genome shotgun sequence genomic DNA contains:
- the LOC120102271 gene encoding MICOS complex subunit MIC13-like, giving the protein MRFLIKGSVAGGTVYLVYDQELLGPSDKSQAALQKAEEVVPPAMHQFHQYVCHQTRLEMPQLPGPSKTNFPNFRDPWNSGIVSAMAALSVAPS; this is encoded by the coding sequence ATGAGGTTCCTCATCAAGGGAAGTGTGGCTGGAGGAACAGTCTACCTTGTTTATGACCAGGAGCTGCTAGGGCCTAGTGACAAGAGCCAGGCTGCCCTGCAGAAGGCTGAGGAAGTTGTGCCACCAGCAATGCACCAATTCCACCAATATGTGTGCCATCAGACACGTCTGGAGATGCCGCAGCTCCCAGGCCCTTCAAAGACTAACTTTCCAAACTTCCGTGATCCCTGGAACTCAGGCATCGTCTCAGCCATGGCAGCCTTGTCTGTGGCCCCCTCTTAG